The proteins below come from a single Malus sylvestris chromosome 3, drMalSylv7.2, whole genome shotgun sequence genomic window:
- the LOC126617108 gene encoding uncharacterized protein LOC126617108 produces MAPDLPRYVVLQSRYNAEYLSYVKEDEQIHGFLKFSGEEVVSTYAKFHVEMAKSSGATKGLVHIRCCYNNKYWVRRLQTHNWIVAGADEPLEDESKCPPYDSCLIAASGASNSDLCDACLIVNWDSLLVLPKYIALKSNNGRYLSAQWIELHPYLQFKSDDIGDPTVGNEVFHAGDGSVRIKSNHHGKFWRRSPNWIWPDSELHDNENNKDLLFWPVKLDGKFLALRRNLGNNFFLQESQRGGGGEYNCLNAAVPTITQDARLELEEVVVSRSFYNVNFHVLDARVYNQRVVTMATGDAINRAKEQNTVDMKLSYKEIRSSTWNTSVSFKSGIKTTMETGVPLIAHGQIEVSAKLRWRLCAWSLCHQ; encoded by the exons ATGGCGCCAGACTTGCCAAGGTATGTGGTGTTACAATCAAGGTACAATGCCGAATACTTGAGCTACGTCAAAGAAGATGAGCAGATCCATGGCTTTCTCAAATTCTCCGGAGAAGAGGTGGTGAGTACGTACGCAAAGTTCCATGTGGAGATGGCAAAGAGTAGTGGAGCTACTAAGGGACTGGTACACATAAGATGCTGCTACAACAATAAATACTGGGTCAGGAGGTTGCAAACCCATAATTGGATCGTCGCCGGCGCTGACGAACCCCTGgaggatgaatccaaatg CCCGCCCTACGATTCCTGCTTAATTGCAGCAAGTGGGGCGTCCAATAGCGACTTATGCGATGCGTGCTTGATCGTTAATTGGGACTCGCTGTTGGTATTGCCCAAATATATAGCCCTCAAGAGCAACAACGGGAGGTACCTCAGCGCACAGTGGATCGAGCTACACCCTTACTTGCAGTTCAAATCCGATGACATTGGAGATCCCACGGTGGGGAATGAGGTCTTCCACGCTGGGGATGGAAGCGTTCGCATAAAATCCAATCACCATGGAAAATTCTGGAGGCGAAGCCCTAACTGGATATGGCCAGACTCAGAGCTTCATGATAATGAGAACAACAAGGACTTGTTGTTTTGGCCTGTCAAGCTTGACGGTAAGTTCTTGGCTCTCCGCCGCAACTTGGGTAACAACTTTTTTCTGCAAGAGTCtcagagggggggggggggggaatataACTGTCTCAACGCTGCCGTCCCCACCATTACCCAAGATGCACGCTTGGAACTGGAAGAAGTGGTTGTGTCGAGAAGCTTCTACAATGTCAACTTTCACGTCTTGGATGCGAGGGTGTATAACCAAAGAGTCGTCACCATGGCCACCGGAGATGCCATTAACCGAGCAAAGGAACAAAACACCGTAGACATGAAGCTCTCGTACAAGGAGATTAGGAGCAGTACTTGGAACACAAGCGTGTCATTCAAGTCAGGCATCAAGACCACAATGGAAACCGGGGTTCCTTTAATTGCACATGGACAAATCGAAGTGTCGGCCAAGCTGAGGTGGAGACTCTGTGCGTGGTCATTGTGCCACCAATGA